AGGACGTGATAAATATTATCATACATGGAGTACAAGGCTACGTGATCTTTGAGTTACAACTAAGATCTACAGCTCCAGTGGTTGGAAATGTCCTGTGCTATCTTCTGGGCATCCATGGCAGCTCCCAGCAATCCTCTCCTGGTGAAACCAGTGGCATACAGACCATTGTTTCCTCTCCAGCTATTAGGGAACGAAGTCCCCGGGAAGCCATTCTTCTGACTGAAGAACTCCTCGTCCTTCTCCTCCTCGCAACATGACAATTCCACTGTAAGATACATGGATCGCTGGTTTATAcaacagtgtgtgtgtgtgtctatgtGAAGACAATATCGTGTGGGTCATCTAAGCGTACGATGGCCGCCACATCCAAGAGGCTCCCTCAGTGCAGAAGCGTACCACATGATTGCACTCTCTCCCGTCCACACACAGAATGGGCGTCGGGGAGGTCAGACTCAGATGTGTCCTCTCGGTGCTCCCTTCACTGGTACTGCATGTGCTTGCAAACAGAGCGGGTGGAGCGGATGCATCAGTGCGCTCTTTTTGAAGTGGTAGTGAATTGGATGTCTCCGCCATGGACCAAAGTCACCATCGGAGTTCAATTGCATGTTCTTCTCAAACGAATCGCCCTCATCGCCCATGCTTCCAAATTGCTAGCGATAAGTGGAGAGATCCTTTGGGTGCACTTGTGAGGTGTGATGTCCCTGGAGCCATGAACTATGTTTGTTcttgtatctatctatctatctatctatctatctatctatctatctatctatctatcccaAAGTTGAACTCTCTTCACACAGGAAATCATCAATCAGCTGcaagaggttctgcaagaactaaTCCTATGGAGCTCTCAGGACCTAATCCGAATTTTTTCTCAGGCTCTCTCAGTCTTAAATGTGACCAGAATAGATTTAGCTTGTCGAACAATTATAATCTTACAGTGATCTGCCTACAAAGTGTGCGATATTCTCATGTACCTTGAGCCAGGAAGTGACGCTGCTTCTGTAGCCTGTTGCTAAGATGATGGAATCGAAGTCCTCATGCGTACCATCCACGAAGTCGACCCCTGTATCTGTGAACTGCTTCACGTCAGGGACAACCTGCAGAAAACCACTGAGAATTAGGCTCATCTCAAGATCATCAGACACATTTAACCCTTGTTATCATCGCAGAAAGAGAACCTTAATTTGGCCGCTTTTAATCTTGGCCAGAGTGCCGATGTCCAATACCGGGGTCTTGCCGGTGGTGCTCTTGAGCTCCAGTGGCCCAACCTTAGGACGCTTTATCCCATACTTTCCTGTATCTCCCAGTATCAGCCTCGCGCAAAACAGGAGGAAAGCATCTGCCATTTCAACGGGAATCCACTTTAGCAGGAACATGGAGAGTCCAAACGTTGAGATCCCAAGTAATTCCCTCGGCAAGATGTGCAACTGCAAGATCATGAAAACGACAGAACACAATTGAGTCCAAGAGGAAGTAGGCAAAgctgcaagagagagagagagagagagagagagagagagagagagagagagagagagagagaagggacgaTTAGTAGCTCACCTTATCTCTAACCACCATGGAAACCTTAGCATCATTGTAACAGAGGTCCAAAGCAACCTCCATGCCTGAATTGCCACAGCCCACCACCAAAACCTTCTCTCCCCGGTGGTCATCTCCCTTCACGTAGCAGCTGGTGTGCAGCACCCGTCCACGAAACTTTGAGATCCCGCGGATATCTGGCCACACAGCCTCTGCATTCTCCCCCGTCGCAACGACGAGCCACCGGCATATGAACTCCAAGTCGTTCGTCTGCACTCGCCAGAACCCAGTGCTCGGATCATACTCGGCGTGCCCAACCTCCACGCCGAACAATGGTTTGATGTCGAAGTGTTCGAC
The DNA window shown above is from Musa acuminata AAA Group cultivar baxijiao chromosome BXJ2-4, Cavendish_Baxijiao_AAA, whole genome shotgun sequence and carries:
- the LOC103981713 gene encoding indole-3-pyruvate monooxygenase YUCCA2-like isoform X1 is translated as MTIMQRRIENKRSTAGEFTTGNQHDSPILQLKLYGPPMASNLKQVWVPGPLIVGAGPSGLATAACLKDRGVPSLILEKETCIAPSWKLRTYERLRLHLPRQYCELPFMAFPPDLPTYPTKQQFVSYLDAYVEHFDIKPLFGVEVGHAEYDPSTGFWRVQTNDLEFICRWLVVATGENAEAVWPDIRGISKFRGRVLHTSCYVKGDDHRGEKVLVVGCGNSGMEVALDLCYNDAKVSMVVRDKLHILPRELLGISTFGLSMFLLKWIPVEMADAFLLFCARLILGDTGKYGIKRPKVGPLELKSTTGKTPVLDIGTLAKIKSGQIKVVPDVKQFTDTGVDFVDGTHEDFDSIILATGYRSSVTSWLKEEKDEEFFSQKNGFPGTSFPNSWRGNNGLYATGFTRRGLLGAAMDAQKIAQDISNHWSCRS
- the LOC103981713 gene encoding indole-3-pyruvate monooxygenase YUCCA2-like isoform X2, coding for MTIMQRRIENKRSTAGEFTTGNQHDSPILQLKLYGPPMASNLKQVWVPGPLIVGAGPSGLATAACLKDRGVPSLILEKETCIAPSWKLRTYERLRLHLPRQYCELPFMAFPPDLPTYPTKQQFVSYLDAYVEHFDIKPLFGVEVGHAEYDPSTGFWRVQTNDLEFICRWLVVATGENAEAVWPDIRGISKFRGRVLHTSCYVKGDDHRGEKVLVVGCGNSGMEVALDLCYNDAKVSMVVRDKLHILPRELLGISTFGLSMFLLKWIPVEMADAFLLFCARLILGDTGKYGIKRPKVGPLELKSTTGKTPVLDIGTLAKIKSGQIKVVPDVKQFTDTGVDFVDGTHEDFDSIILATGYRSSVTSWLKDEEFFSQKNGFPGTSFPNSWRGNNGLYATGFTRRGLLGAAMDAQKIAQDISNHWSCRS